The following DNA comes from Chloroflexia bacterium SDU3-3.
ACACGGTCGCCATCCCTGGTGTAGGCCAGCGGGCTGACGTAGGCCTTGCCGCTGCGCGCCCCGGTGGTGTGCAGCAGCAGCAGCGGTGTGCCGCTGAACTGCCCGCCCACCACGCCGCCGTTGGCGCGGAACTCGCGGATCACCGTCGCGTTCCAGTCGTTTATCTCGCTCATCTTCTGCCTCCCTCGCTTGGTATGCAACACGGTGTTGTAGCATGATTCTAGCCACGCGCATCCCCGCCATCAACCGACAGAGGGCGCACATGTGCGGCATATGCAACAGAGGAGGCGAAATTGGTGCAGATCGCATACGAGGAGCGGGAGCAGGCCGACCTGCGGGTGCAGCGGACGCGCCGCCTGATCTTCCAGGCGTTTATCGCGCTGACGATCGAGCGCGGCTTCGGCAGCCTGACGGTGCGCGATATCGCCGAGCGGGCCGGGATCAACCGCTCGACGTTTTACCGCCACTATCTGGACAAATACGCCCTGCTGGAGGCCTACATGGCCGAGATCGCGGCGCTGACCGAGGCCGCGCCCGCCAGCGCTGGCGGGCGCGGCCTGCGCGGGCCGGTGGCGCTGCTGCGCCATATCCAGCAGCACGCCGACTTCTACCAGTCCATGCTGGGCAATCGCTGCGAGCCGGTGTTCGTCGAGCACTTCCGGCGCAACACCGAGCAGCACCTGCGCGCCTGGCTGGTGCGCCACGAGCAGGCGGGCGGCGCGCCAGCCGAGCTGTGGATACGCAGCCTGGCCTACGCGGGCATCGGCGCGATCCGCTGGTGGCTGGAGGAGGGGCGCGCGATCAGCCCTGAGCAGATGGCGGCCTGGATGGACGATATGACGGTGGGTGTGGCCGGGCCGCTGGAGAAGGGGCAGCCTAGCGCAGCTTAAACTCGGACAGGTGATCGACAATGTGCATGGTGAAGTAGCGGTCGTAGTCGGCCTTGTCTAGCTTGCCGAAGATCAGGTGCCGCTTGAGGTCGCCCTCCCAGGTGAGGAAGTGGTCGATCGACTCGACCAGCATGGACAGCCCGGCCCCCGCCGCGCCGGTGCTGGCGATCTCGGGCGCGCCCGGCACCGGCGCGGTCAGGTCGTGGCGCATGTAGCCCTGGCGCAGGAACGTGCCGATCACCAGCCGCCCCACGGTCTCCTGGATGATCACCGGCTTGTACGCGGGGTAGCCGGTCTTGGCGAAGTCGATGGTCTGGGCGCAGTGGACAAAGGTCTTGAACGGGCTCCAGTTTTCTTTCTCTACCTCGCGGTCGGCAAAGGTCTGGAGCAGGTAGTCGCGGGTGTCGTGCAGGTTGGCGAGCTTGGTCATGGGCGTGTCCTTTGATGTTGTGGTGGACTGAGTGTAGGCGTGTGGGAAGCCTGAGTCGCCGCTTTATGATGCAGCCAGCCCCAGCCGCTGGGCCGTGCTGGCATCCCCTACGGCGTAGATCTCCTCGTGCGGCGTCTGCAGCTGGCTGTAGCCAGATCGGGGCTGCACATGCTCGCGCTGCTGGGCCACAAACGCCGAGATATCCTCTATCTTGATCAGCCAGTCGCGGGCGTAGCGGGCCAGCGCCGTGCCGCGCAGCCCCAGCTGTATGGCGCGCCGCTCCTGCTTCGCCCCGCCTGGGTTATGGTCGGGGTCCCACTGGAGCCGCACCGAGGAGCCAGCTACCGCCGCAGCCCATGCCTGCTGATCGGGGTAGATGCTGGGATCGAAGGTAGAGTGCACGGCCTCGCTCAGCAGTTGGTCGAAGCCCTTGCGCCGGATGCGGATGGCCAGCGTCACCTCTTGGCCAGGCTTGGTGCCCCACCCCGAGCGGTACATCATCCACAGGAAATTGGTCTTGACCCAGCTCATGCGCGTGAAGCTGAACTCGCCGCCAAACGCCTGGTGCTGGGCGGCGAAGTGCCCGATGGATGGCTGGTAGGCCTGGTACACGATGATAGACTCGGCGTCGAACTGCGCGAGGATGTGGCGTCCAGCCTGGGGCCAGCGCTCCTTCTGCACAAGGTATGGCTCGGTAGAGAGATTCATGGTTGTGCTGGAATTCCTAACGTTTAACCATCTTATGTGCTAGCCCCTGTTGGTGAAGTATAGCATGCGCCATTGCTGCGTCTCTTGTGGGCTGCCGTGCCCGCGCGTGCTGCGCCATGGGCGTCGGCGGTATCGGTGAAGAGGACATAGAACACCCCCTGCCGTCGTCGGGTGCGATCAGCAGGGGGTGGGTAGGTTTCAGGCCAGGAGGAGGGTGTGTGAGAAGGCAACCTGCAATAGCTAGGTTCTGATAGAGTTAGAACCCACAGGGCGAACGCATTATGATTTTGCCTGAAAATTGGAGATTTCTCCCCACAAAGCAGGTAAAAATACGCCTATTTTGAGGGTGACGCCCCACTTTTCTAAAAGAGTATTTATTAGTTAGGTGTTGTGATGTCAAATCTAACATGAGCTTTATCGAATACCATGACTTTGCTGCTCATAGACATCACATAATCGCAATTCATAATGCGTTTGCCCTGGGGTGACA
Coding sequences within:
- a CDS encoding TetR family transcriptional regulator → MVQIAYEEREQADLRVQRTRRLIFQAFIALTIERGFGSLTVRDIAERAGINRSTFYRHYLDKYALLEAYMAEIAALTEAAPASAGGRGLRGPVALLRHIQQHADFYQSMLGNRCEPVFVEHFRRNTEQHLRAWLVRHEQAGGAPAELWIRSLAYAGIGAIRWWLEEGRAISPEQMAAWMDDMTVGVAGPLEKGQPSAA
- a CDS encoding DUF1569 domain-containing protein — translated: MTKLANLHDTRDYLLQTFADREVEKENWSPFKTFVHCAQTIDFAKTGYPAYKPVIIQETVGRLVIGTFLRQGYMRHDLTAPVPGAPEIASTGAAGAGLSMLVESIDHFLTWEGDLKRHLIFGKLDKADYDRYFTMHIVDHLSEFKLR
- a CDS encoding DUF4291 domain-containing protein, encoding MNLSTEPYLVQKERWPQAGRHILAQFDAESIIVYQAYQPSIGHFAAQHQAFGGEFSFTRMSWVKTNFLWMMYRSGWGTKPGQEVTLAIRIRRKGFDQLLSEAVHSTFDPSIYPDQQAWAAAVAGSSVRLQWDPDHNPGGAKQERRAIQLGLRGTALARYARDWLIKIEDISAFVAQQREHVQPRSGYSQLQTPHEEIYAVGDASTAQRLGLAAS